The Fervidibacillus albus genome contains a region encoding:
- a CDS encoding ABC transporter permease: protein MKRYMTLYYHYVRLAFKSLFVYRMDFLIGSFGFILSTGALFFSLFILFNYVEEIGGWTYWEVVFLFAYTSLARAIWDTFMFNMMSLSTKVIDGSFDLYLTRPISALFQLLFEKIDPDTIGELLFSFFLTIVCLYKFEILFDVKMGLLFCGFLFSSVLAFSAIHLVVNALSFWIMETRAVNFIIWRLDELIQYPISIYPKWLQKILILIPFAFCGYFPVSQLINVEHSLYVYMTLIAGPVVFCVALLVWNQGMRKYQSTGS from the coding sequence ATGAAAAGATATATGACACTGTACTATCATTATGTAAGACTCGCATTTAAATCCCTTTTTGTATATCGAATGGATTTTCTAATCGGTTCTTTCGGTTTTATATTGTCGACCGGGGCTTTATTCTTTTCCTTATTTATTCTATTTAACTATGTAGAGGAAATCGGTGGTTGGACGTATTGGGAAGTTGTGTTTTTGTTTGCTTATACTTCTTTAGCAAGAGCGATTTGGGATACATTTATGTTCAATATGATGTCTTTAAGCACAAAAGTGATTGATGGAAGTTTTGATCTTTATTTGACCCGACCAATTAGTGCATTGTTTCAGCTTTTATTTGAAAAAATTGATCCGGACACAATCGGCGAACTACTATTTAGCTTCTTCCTTACGATCGTTTGTTTATACAAATTTGAAATCTTATTCGACGTAAAAATGGGCCTATTGTTTTGCGGATTTTTATTTTCTAGCGTTTTAGCGTTTTCTGCTATTCATCTAGTTGTTAACGCATTATCTTTTTGGATAATGGAAACACGTGCAGTGAATTTTATCATATGGCGATTAGATGAACTTATCCAATACCCGATATCGATTTATCCAAAATGGTTACAAAAAATATTAATCCTCATTCCATTTGCTTTTTGCGGATATTTTCCAGTAAGCCAGTTGATCAATGTCGAACATTCGTTGTATGTGTATATGACTTTGATAGCAGGGCCGGTTGTATTTTGTGTCGCATTACTCGTTTGGAATCAAGGTATGCGGAAATATCAAAGTACAGGATCTTAA
- a CDS encoding SulP family inorganic anion transporter: MVERIKREWFSNLRGDILSGIVVALALIPEAIAFSIIAGVDPMVGLYASFCIAVIISFFGGRPGMISAATGSMALVMVPLVKEYGYDYLLAATILTGIIQILFGIFQVAKVMKFIPRAVMIGFVNALAILIFMAQVPHFIGISTMTYVFVAVTLAIVYILPRFVKTIPAPLVAIIVLTAIAIYTKIDLRTIGDLGAITQTLPEFFIPNVPFNFETFLIVFPYSVALAIVGLLESLLTASIVDDMTDTDSDKNKESRGQGIANVVTGFFGGMAGCAMIGQSVINVKSGGRGRLSTLIAGVFLMFFIIVLGDLVVQIPMPVLVGIMIMVSIGTFDWSSFSYLRKAPLSDSVVMLVTVGIVVATDDLSKGVIAGVILSAIFFVSKISRLKVKRNLQNNKIVYEVEGQLFFASTDVFFKSLDFDVEKKDIIIDFSNSRIWDDSAVAVVDKAILKYREKENTVTIIGLDTSSREILHRLAVNHNAS; encoded by the coding sequence GTGGTAGAAAGAATAAAGAGAGAATGGTTTTCAAATTTGAGGGGGGATATCCTTTCCGGAATTGTTGTTGCATTAGCGTTAATACCTGAAGCGATTGCCTTTTCCATCATTGCCGGTGTGGATCCGATGGTTGGTTTGTATGCTTCCTTCTGTATCGCGGTCATTATTTCTTTTTTTGGAGGAAGGCCTGGAATGATTTCGGCTGCAACGGGCTCGATGGCATTAGTAATGGTTCCACTAGTAAAGGAATATGGATATGATTACTTACTAGCAGCGACAATTTTAACAGGTATTATTCAAATATTATTCGGCATTTTTCAAGTGGCCAAAGTGATGAAATTTATACCAAGGGCTGTTATGATCGGATTTGTCAATGCATTAGCAATTTTAATATTCATGGCCCAAGTACCCCATTTTATTGGAATTTCAACAATGACGTATGTTTTTGTAGCCGTCACTTTAGCAATCGTTTATATACTTCCTCGATTCGTGAAGACGATTCCTGCACCATTAGTCGCAATCATCGTTTTAACTGCAATCGCAATTTATACAAAGATTGATTTACGTACGATTGGTGATTTAGGTGCGATTACACAAACGTTACCTGAGTTTTTTATTCCAAACGTTCCCTTTAATTTTGAAACGTTCCTAATCGTATTTCCATATTCCGTAGCGTTGGCGATCGTCGGTTTATTGGAATCGCTACTAACTGCTTCAATCGTAGATGATATGACGGATACAGATAGTGATAAAAATAAGGAATCCAGGGGACAAGGAATTGCCAATGTCGTTACAGGATTCTTTGGAGGTATGGCAGGATGCGCGATGATTGGCCAATCGGTTATTAATGTGAAGTCTGGCGGTCGCGGTCGTTTATCTACCTTAATTGCTGGCGTTTTCTTAATGTTTTTCATTATCGTTTTGGGGGACTTAGTCGTTCAAATTCCAATGCCCGTTTTAGTAGGAATTATGATTATGGTTTCCATCGGTACGTTCGATTGGTCATCCTTTTCTTATCTCAGAAAAGCACCTTTATCCGATTCCGTTGTCATGTTAGTAACGGTAGGAATTGTTGTTGCTACGGATGATTTATCAAAGGGTGTAATTGCTGGGGTTATTTTAAGTGCAATATTCTTTGTAAGTAAAATTTCCAGATTAAAAGTAAAAAGGAATTTACAAAACAATAAGATCGTTTACGAAGTGGAAGGACAATTGTTTTTTGCATCAACGGACGTGTTTTTCAAATCCCTTGACTTCGATGTAGAGAAAAAAGATATCATCATTGATTTTTCCAATTCCCGAATTTGGGACGATTCTGCAGTCGCAGTCGTAGATAAGGCGATTTTAAAATATCGTGAAAAAGAAAATACGGTTACCATCATCGGTTTAGATACATCCAGTCGAGAAATCCTTCATAGACTAGCTGTTAATCACAATGCAAGTTAG
- a CDS encoding ABC transporter ATP-binding protein, with the protein MNRIISVKNVSKIYRIPKNEKGFFNGIKGLLKRDAIEKVALKDVSFDITEGEVVAYIGPNGAGKSTTIKLLTGLLLPTSGHISVKGQDPFQYRKQLAQMTGVLMGQRSNLWWDLPLQDSYDLLRVIYNLDKKTYKEWSQYLIETMGIEDLLSQPVRMLSLGQRMKAEIVSIFIPKPEIVYLDEPTIGLDVVTKQKVIEFLMHINKQFHTTIILTTHDLQDVEKLCKRMILIDKSILKYDGTVSNFIKKYGNMKRVMIKSDSDNIPQLPNDFTLSEQFIDGWEFIYDQSRYKERDVLAMIAKLENVTSVSFKDPDLSLIIKNMFREDFEHVWD; encoded by the coding sequence ATGAATCGTATAATATCTGTAAAAAATGTATCGAAAATTTACCGGATTCCAAAGAATGAAAAGGGATTTTTTAATGGAATCAAAGGGCTATTGAAACGCGATGCAATTGAAAAAGTTGCGTTAAAAGATGTTAGTTTTGACATTACGGAAGGAGAGGTTGTCGCTTATATTGGTCCAAACGGTGCCGGAAAGTCGACGACAATAAAGCTATTGACAGGCTTATTATTACCGACAAGCGGCCATATTTCTGTAAAAGGTCAAGACCCGTTTCAATATCGAAAACAACTTGCGCAAATGACAGGCGTTCTGATGGGGCAAAGAAGTAATTTGTGGTGGGATTTACCGTTACAAGATTCATATGATCTGTTACGAGTGATTTATAATTTGGACAAAAAAACATATAAAGAGTGGTCTCAATATCTTATTGAAACAATGGGAATAGAAGATTTATTATCCCAGCCTGTTCGAATGCTTTCGTTAGGACAGCGGATGAAGGCGGAAATCGTTTCGATCTTTATTCCAAAACCAGAAATCGTCTATTTAGATGAGCCGACGATTGGATTGGATGTCGTAACAAAACAAAAAGTTATCGAGTTTCTCATGCATATCAATAAACAATTTCATACAACCATTATATTAACGACGCATGATTTACAAGATGTTGAAAAATTATGTAAGCGAATGATTTTAATTGACAAAAGTATTTTAAAATATGATGGAACAGTGTCGAACTTTATAAAAAAATACGGGAATATGAAAAGGGTCATGATAAAAAGTGATTCCGACAACATTCCCCAATTACCGAACGATTTTACGTTATCGGAACAATTTATTGATGGATGGGAATTTATTTATGACCAAAGTAGATATAAGGAACGGGATGTCTTAGCGATGATAGCGAAATTAGAAAATGTAACATCCGTCTCATTCAAAGACCCTGATTTATCATTAATAATTAAGAATATGTTTAGAGAGGATTTTGAGCATGTTTGGGATTAG
- a CDS encoding bifunctional 2-keto-4-hydroxyglutarate aldolase/2-keto-3-deoxy-6-phosphogluconate aldolase, producing MLKKMDVLSKLHQGYAIAVIRGKSKQDAYNIAKYAYKGGIQSLEITFTTPQAEKVIAELVENGSPNMVVGAGTVLDATTARIAIMNGAQYVVSPHFDRDIALLCNRYTIPYLPGCGTVTEIMEALTYGVEVIKLFPGGHLGPSFIKDIKGPIPYVGMMPSGGVNIDNVHEWIARGAFAVGIGSALTKDVMNDDYSSVETTARNFIKKIHSIQKDLQPEL from the coding sequence ATGTTAAAAAAAATGGATGTGCTAAGTAAATTACATCAAGGCTATGCTATTGCTGTTATTCGAGGAAAGAGTAAACAAGATGCGTACAATATTGCCAAATATGCATACAAAGGGGGTATTCAATCATTAGAAATAACATTTACTACACCACAGGCTGAAAAAGTTATTGCCGAACTTGTAGAAAATGGCAGTCCAAATATGGTTGTAGGAGCAGGGACAGTTCTTGATGCAACAACTGCAAGAATAGCAATAATGAATGGGGCACAGTATGTTGTTAGTCCCCATTTCGATAGGGACATAGCTCTTTTATGTAACCGATATACTATTCCATACCTCCCAGGTTGTGGTACAGTAACAGAAATTATGGAAGCGCTAACCTACGGGGTGGAAGTTATAAAACTTTTTCCGGGTGGCCATTTAGGACCATCATTTATTAAAGATATTAAAGGGCCCATTCCTTATGTTGGAATGATGCCTTCTGGCGGTGTTAATATAGACAATGTTCACGAATGGATTGCAAGAGGTGCCTTTGCAGTTGGAATTGGTAGTGCTTTAACTAAAGATGTAATGAACGATGATTATAGTTCTGTTGAAACAACTGCTCGAAATTTTATAAAAAAAATACACTCCATTCAAAAAGATTTACAACCCGAATTATAA
- a CDS encoding universal stress protein, with the protein MYKRILLAVDGSENSIRAADEAVKIATFISDCRIEIIYVADYSKSKNEILHAQGKEELNHSRRKKLAPIEEKMKSKNINYKLEILHGHPGPTIIEYANKEKVDLVVIGSRGLNTLQEMVLGSVSHKVMKRVNCPALIVK; encoded by the coding sequence ATGTATAAAAGAATACTATTGGCAGTAGATGGATCGGAAAACTCCATTCGAGCAGCCGACGAAGCGGTGAAAATTGCAACGTTCATTTCAGATTGTCGAATTGAAATAATTTACGTTGCCGATTATTCCAAATCCAAAAACGAAATTCTTCATGCACAAGGGAAAGAAGAGCTCAATCATTCTCGTCGTAAAAAACTTGCTCCGATTGAAGAAAAAATGAAATCGAAAAATATAAATTATAAACTCGAAATCTTACATGGTCATCCCGGTCCGACAATTATTGAATATGCAAATAAGGAAAAGGTTGACTTAGTTGTTATCGGTAGTCGAGGTCTCAATACGTTACAAGAAATGGTATTAGGGAGTGTAAGTCATAAAGTAATGAAAAGGGTAAATTGCCCCGCTTTAATCGTAAAATAG
- a CDS encoding DUF1287 domain-containing protein, with amino-acid sequence MIGILFIFSLAGFTIYLLYEYNYIPHKKYTNEDFHIQTYISSVDQDNDGIDDQTYILESVRKYIETKPKYKSKYYESGYPDDEYAVCTDVVAFGLLGAGYDLMKLVNEDYNIDVVDERIDFRRVANLKIFFENHAISLTTDVKNIEA; translated from the coding sequence ATGATTGGTATTCTATTCATTTTTTCATTGGCCGGGTTTACGATCTATCTTTTGTACGAATATAATTATATCCCACACAAAAAATATACAAATGAAGATTTTCATATACAAACATATATTAGTTCTGTCGATCAAGATAACGATGGGATTGACGATCAAACGTATATTTTAGAAAGTGTAAGAAAGTATATCGAAACGAAGCCAAAGTATAAAAGTAAATATTATGAAAGTGGGTATCCAGACGACGAGTATGCTGTTTGTACAGACGTTGTTGCATTTGGCCTGTTAGGTGCCGGATATGATTTGATGAAACTCGTAAACGAAGATTACAATATTGATGTCGTTGATGAAAGAATCGATTTTCGACGAGTTGCCAATCTGAAAATTTTTTTTGAAAACCATGCCATTTCGTTAACAACGGATGTAAAAAATATTGAGGCATGA
- a CDS encoding Cof-type HAD-IIB family hydrolase, with amino-acid sequence MAIKAIVCDMDGTLLNSQHKISPNTLKKLIELQQKGIKLILASGRSYIRLLPDALTLKMNQYDGLMIDVNGTSIYHVQTSERNRINILDKENIQEINCYFSLFNVELQYSQDDAIYTYLPESIYRLKKNIRGEMKLPEDYPWTGGMYSWLCDTRDGYPNQILIRNLKDAPDFCNKVSVVQDPLYIQFVYQSLSNHSLYEKYEFVFSDERKLEITNKGTTKGTALNIIMEKYGIQNDEVIVFGDSENDISMFIEKKYSVAMENSLPKTKQIANYITKSNDQEGIFHFLVRMEVEGVL; translated from the coding sequence ATGGCCATTAAAGCAATAGTTTGTGATATGGATGGAACCCTTCTTAATTCTCAACATAAAATTTCACCAAATACTCTCAAAAAGTTGATTGAATTACAGCAAAAGGGAATTAAACTTATTCTAGCTAGTGGCCGTAGTTACATTCGGCTACTTCCTGATGCTTTAACCCTTAAAATGAATCAATACGATGGATTAATGATAGATGTAAACGGTACATCCATTTATCACGTACAAACTTCTGAAAGGAATCGGATCAATATTTTAGACAAAGAAAATATTCAGGAGATAAATTGTTACTTTTCCTTATTCAATGTTGAACTGCAGTATAGTCAAGACGATGCAATTTATACTTATTTACCTGAGTCGATTTATCGTTTGAAAAAGAATATTCGTGGTGAAATGAAACTACCTGAAGATTACCCATGGACTGGTGGTATGTATAGTTGGTTGTGTGACACCCGGGATGGATACCCCAATCAAATATTGATTCGAAATTTGAAAGACGCACCTGATTTTTGTAATAAGGTGTCCGTCGTACAAGATCCCCTTTATATTCAGTTTGTTTATCAATCTTTATCCAATCATTCTCTATATGAAAAATATGAATTTGTATTTTCCGATGAAAGAAAATTAGAGATTACGAACAAAGGGACAACAAAAGGAACAGCCCTAAATATCATCATGGAAAAATACGGGATTCAAAACGATGAAGTGATTGTGTTTGGTGATAGTGAAAACGATATATCAATGTTTATTGAAAAAAAATATTCAGTAGCTATGGAAAATTCTCTTCCAAAAACGAAACAAATTGCTAATTACATTACCAAAAGTAATGATCAAGAAGGTATCTTTCATTTTTTAGTTCGTATGGAAGTCGAAGGTGTATTGTAA
- a CDS encoding DUF1287 domain-containing protein codes for MIVIFENHIGIVSDKRNKHGVPFIIHHGSPYQRYYEENLLEKRDDIVGHFRISE; via the coding sequence ATAATCGTAATATTCGAAAACCATATAGGAATTGTTTCGGATAAGAGGAATAAACATGGTGTCCCCTTTATTATTCATCATGGAAGTCCTTATCAAAGATATTATGAAGAAAATCTTTTAGAAAAAAGAGATGATATCGTCGGCCATTTCAGAATAAGTGAATAA
- a CDS encoding GNAT family N-acetyltransferase — protein sequence MTKYKELVSEKERLLAFPLINQLRTHLNENDYMSLVKEAVEKEGYRQFGLFEKDEIVAVIGFQPMITLYYGKFIWVCDLVTDSRKRSKGYGEKLLNFLHEYAKKEGYEKIALSSGLQRLDAHRFYEQKMNYVKVSYVFKTDLI from the coding sequence ATGACAAAATATAAAGAACTTGTTTCTGAAAAAGAACGGCTACTTGCTTTTCCTTTGATTAATCAATTAAGAACGCATTTAAATGAAAATGATTACATGAGTCTTGTGAAAGAAGCCGTTGAAAAGGAAGGGTATCGACAGTTTGGCTTATTCGAAAAAGATGAAATTGTTGCGGTGATTGGCTTTCAACCGATGATTACATTATATTATGGAAAATTCATATGGGTCTGTGATCTCGTAACCGATTCAAGGAAACGTTCAAAAGGATACGGGGAAAAACTATTAAACTTTTTACATGAGTATGCGAAAAAGGAAGGATATGAAAAGATTGCTTTATCTTCAGGATTGCAAAGATTAGACGCCCATCGTTTTTATGAACAAAAAATGAACTATGTAAAAGTGAGTTACGTGTTTAAAACGGATTTGATTTGA
- a CDS encoding zinc-dependent alcohol dehydrogenase family protein gives MKAAIFHGLEDIRVEEKEIRPLKENELLIRVKACGICGTDIHIYHGEQGSAPVTPPVVLGHEYAGEVVEIGPGVKDFSVGDYITVDPNMFCGTCEYCRSDKPYLCNHLTALGVNLDGGFAEYSIVPTTQAYKFPKHVSFEEAALTEPLACSLHGSDLAEIKPGDKVAIIGAGAIGLMMTQLAKISGASYILVSEFSKERRELALELGADAAVHPVEEKIDENAFDVVIECAGKIAAMESAIKIAKKGATIVLFSVPSPDAELKVKPFEIFQKELTIKGSFINPFTQKRALDLIASGKVQVKPLISHEFSVDDIHKGLEMQRNPEAIKVVVKP, from the coding sequence ATGAAAGCAGCGATTTTCCACGGTTTAGAAGATATTCGAGTTGAAGAAAAAGAAATTCGTCCATTAAAGGAAAATGAACTACTTATTCGCGTAAAAGCGTGTGGCATTTGCGGAACCGATATTCATATTTATCATGGGGAACAAGGATCTGCCCCGGTAACACCACCAGTCGTTTTAGGTCATGAATATGCAGGGGAAGTTGTGGAAATCGGCCCAGGTGTGAAAGATTTTTCCGTTGGTGATTACATTACTGTTGATCCGAATATGTTTTGTGGTACATGCGAATATTGTCGATCAGATAAACCTTATTTATGCAATCACCTTACTGCCTTAGGGGTGAATTTAGATGGTGGTTTTGCCGAATATTCCATCGTTCCGACAACACAAGCGTATAAATTCCCAAAACATGTTTCATTTGAAGAAGCAGCGTTAACGGAACCTTTAGCATGTAGTTTACACGGTTCTGACTTGGCAGAAATTAAACCGGGGGATAAGGTTGCCATCATTGGTGCCGGTGCTATCGGATTAATGATGACCCAATTGGCAAAAATTAGCGGTGCAAGCTATATTCTTGTCAGTGAGTTTTCAAAAGAAAGAAGGGAACTTGCCCTAGAACTCGGAGCTGATGCAGCTGTTCATCCAGTTGAAGAAAAAATTGATGAAAATGCATTTGATGTCGTTATCGAATGTGCAGGAAAAATCGCTGCGATGGAAAGTGCGATTAAAATTGCGAAAAAAGGTGCAACGATCGTTTTATTCAGCGTTCCTTCACCAGATGCGGAATTAAAAGTAAAACCGTTTGAAATTTTCCAAAAAGAATTAACGATTAAAGGTTCATTCATCAATCCGTTTACACAAAAACGAGCATTGGATTTAATCGCATCGGGAAAAGTACAAGTAAAACCGTTAATATCCCACGAATTTTCCGTTGATGACATTCATAAAGGATTGGAAATGCAACGAAATCCGGAAGCAATAAAAGTAGTGGTAAAACCGTAA
- a CDS encoding MATE family efflux transporter, translated as MNTSHELAEKPVGKLLLQYSIPATIAMIVNAIYNVVDRIFISQYAGEAAFAGLTVAFPLMLILFSFTNLVGIGGASLFSIALGRKESKKASHIFAVTLMLAVVFTAIIVLFGLLFAKPLLVLSGGTNEEILNYAFSYFKIILYGYGFQMFSFSLSSFVRTENHPRLTMLAMLVSAGSNIILDFVFISIFQMGVEGAAYATIIGQASGLFILLSFYFRKKSVVKLTKSSFALDVPLIGKIITIGFSAFVSVLGASFSALILNNVLAQNGGDKAIAAMGAINSLFTFFIMPTDGITQALQPIIGYNFGASQYDRVFKTLKLGLISNILFASLIFVLYECFPAFFMGLFLQKGSDTMEVAIPALRLFMLSIPLLAINIISVGYFQAIAKGTIAFVLGLLRPFVFLIPFAFILPSHYGLTGAWLAQPITDILAVICSAIALFISYTQLKRQAQEKREELA; from the coding sequence TTGAATACATCACATGAACTAGCAGAAAAACCAGTGGGAAAATTATTGTTACAATATTCAATTCCCGCGACAATTGCGATGATTGTTAACGCAATCTATAATGTTGTCGATCGGATATTTATTAGTCAATATGCAGGTGAAGCAGCCTTTGCTGGATTGACGGTTGCGTTCCCTTTGATGCTTATTTTATTTTCTTTTACAAATCTTGTCGGTATTGGCGGTGCGTCCCTTTTTTCTATCGCCCTTGGAAGAAAGGAGTCGAAAAAAGCGTCACATATTTTTGCCGTTACATTAATGTTGGCGGTCGTTTTTACAGCAATCATCGTTTTGTTTGGCCTTTTATTTGCCAAGCCACTATTGGTTCTTTCCGGTGGTACAAATGAAGAAATTTTGAATTATGCTTTCTCGTATTTTAAAATCATTTTATATGGTTATGGGTTTCAAATGTTTTCTTTTTCCTTATCGAGCTTTGTTCGAACGGAAAATCATCCAAGATTAACGATGTTGGCCATGTTAGTAAGTGCGGGCTCCAATATTATATTGGATTTTGTATTCATTTCAATTTTTCAAATGGGGGTTGAAGGTGCCGCCTATGCGACAATCATTGGGCAAGCTTCCGGATTATTCATTTTACTTTCGTTTTATTTCCGGAAAAAATCCGTTGTAAAATTGACGAAGAGTAGTTTTGCTCTTGATGTACCGTTAATCGGAAAGATCATAACGATCGGTTTTTCGGCTTTCGTTTCGGTTCTTGGGGCAAGCTTTTCCGCCCTAATTTTAAACAATGTATTAGCACAAAACGGTGGAGATAAGGCGATTGCAGCAATGGGAGCAATTAATAGTTTGTTTACTTTCTTTATTATGCCGACAGACGGAATTACCCAGGCATTGCAGCCGATTATTGGTTACAATTTTGGTGCTTCACAATATGATCGAGTATTTAAAACGTTAAAACTCGGTTTAATTTCCAACATTTTGTTCGCTTCCTTGATCTTTGTTTTATACGAATGTTTTCCGGCATTTTTTATGGGCTTGTTCTTACAAAAGGGTTCGGATACGATGGAAGTAGCGATTCCTGCTTTACGTTTGTTTATGTTATCGATTCCGTTATTAGCAATTAATATTATTAGTGTTGGATATTTTCAAGCGATTGCAAAGGGAACGATAGCCTTTGTCCTCGGATTGCTTCGACCGTTCGTATTTTTAATTCCGTTTGCGTTTATTCTCCCTTCCCATTACGGTTTAACGGGAGCATGGTTAGCCCAACCTATTACCGATATTCTTGCAGTGATTTGTTCTGCCATTGCCCTTTTCATTAGTTACACCCAATTAAAAAGACAGGCGCAAGAAAAAAGGGAGGAACTTGCATGA
- a CDS encoding ABC transporter permease has translation MFGISRGFAYFLASFKISLRYRVNVWLQVLGAIILVSIQYFLWENIGNHNESLLNGIEVNSIMLYVIFSRLLVFIIPGNGTTSFISQKILKGTITVDLLRPVHIQVSALCHEFGKLLFNSIFILVPSILISILFLDIPIVKVDVDQLLLFGLSITLSYLLAFQMSFMIGVFSIWFGNVWGVREFYEALLMIFGGSLIPISLYPTFFQMIAIYSPFQSIYFTPLTWISNIDHFIDHPIVVQVCWLFIFGSLNHFLLRYALRKAVIQGG, from the coding sequence ATGTTTGGGATTAGTAGAGGATTCGCCTATTTCCTCGCTTCATTTAAAATCTCTTTAAGATATAGAGTGAATGTTTGGTTACAGGTCCTTGGTGCGATCATCCTTGTTTCCATCCAGTATTTTTTATGGGAAAACATAGGAAATCACAACGAATCGCTATTGAATGGGATAGAAGTAAATTCCATTATGCTTTACGTTATTTTCAGTCGACTTCTCGTATTTATTATTCCCGGTAATGGTACTACAAGCTTTATTTCCCAAAAAATTTTAAAAGGGACGATTACTGTCGATTTATTGAGACCTGTTCATATTCAAGTTTCGGCCCTTTGTCATGAATTTGGAAAGTTATTATTTAACAGTATTTTTATCCTAGTGCCAAGTATTTTAATTAGTATTCTATTTCTTGATATTCCGATTGTAAAAGTCGATGTAGATCAACTTTTGTTATTTGGTTTATCAATTACCTTGTCCTATTTGCTAGCTTTTCAGATGAGCTTTATGATCGGTGTTTTTTCCATTTGGTTTGGAAATGTTTGGGGGGTAAGGGAATTTTATGAAGCGTTGTTAATGATTTTCGGCGGAAGTTTAATTCCAATCTCTTTATATCCGACGTTTTTTCAAATGATCGCTATATACAGTCCATTCCAAAGTATTTATTTTACCCCGCTAACATGGATTTCAAATATAGATCATTTCATCGATCATCCGATTGTGGTTCAAGTGTGTTGGCTATTCATTTTTGGTAGTCTGAATCATTTTTTGTTGAGATATGCATTAAGAAAAGCAGTTATTCAAGGGGGATAG
- a CDS encoding TetR/AcrR family transcriptional regulator — MTLNTRKRILHHAKKLFAQDGYEGVRTKQIAQAAQVSEVTLFKYFPKKEVLYNTLLDEFYQTLDLTPLVKQLSYANLYDDCLQIAKAVAKNLIDNIDIILMRQKEKVEFLSDRKFDIYNDPSYNAMLPMFRTYYERKQISIVPEKAATIFLTSITGSFQLFAVSNFNKVKFLEYIEGFVEIFCNGIEQSSI, encoded by the coding sequence ATGACATTAAATACACGAAAACGAATTCTACATCATGCAAAAAAATTATTTGCACAAGATGGGTATGAAGGGGTCCGTACGAAACAAATTGCCCAAGCTGCCCAAGTGAGTGAAGTGACCCTTTTTAAATATTTCCCGAAAAAGGAAGTCTTGTATAACACATTACTTGATGAGTTTTATCAAACATTAGATCTCACTCCTCTTGTCAAACAATTGTCCTATGCAAATTTATATGACGATTGCTTACAAATCGCAAAGGCGGTAGCGAAAAATTTAATTGACAATATCGATATCATTTTGATGCGTCAAAAGGAAAAGGTGGAGTTTTTAAGCGATCGGAAATTTGATATATATAATGACCCTAGCTACAATGCGATGTTACCTATGTTTCGAACATATTATGAAAGAAAACAAATATCAATTGTGCCAGAGAAAGCAGCGACTATTTTTCTCACTTCTATTACAGGGTCCTTCCAATTATTTGCTGTGAGTAATTTTAATAAGGTGAAATTTCTAGAGTACATTGAAGGTTTTGTGGAAATTTTTTGTAACGGGATTGAACAGTCTTCTATATAA